One part of the Diadema setosum chromosome 22, eeDiaSeto1, whole genome shotgun sequence genome encodes these proteins:
- the LOC140245123 gene encoding ribosome biogenesis protein SLX9 homolog isoform X1 — MGKIKRQRKKLHPPAVRTEELATGHHHADSMDTGSLQPAVLFATKGLFNDSHDEPYTLRGNFGQHDDDEDRMTFVSKKSIKSGKQMTKVEKRKVRHDRWLEKIDTIKTAQRREKDAKRRAGAPVVGDLHPLQDALPELSEILRIGPDYTQQRVQSKDNQPQKKPRATLKVKDKQKLMMEETARFQEVLKHSAFKANPFATINEHLRNKLKQEQEADET, encoded by the exons ATGGGTAAAATTAAGCGACAGAGAAAGAAACTTCACCCGCCGGCCGTGAGAACTGAGGAACTCGCCACTGGACATCATCATGCAGACAGTATGGATACG GGGTCACTTCAACCGGCTGTGTTGTTTGCTACCAAGGGACTTTTCAATGACTCTCATGATGAGCCATACACCCTCCGAGGGAACTTTGGTCAGCATGATGACGATGAGGATCGTATGACATTTGTCTCCAAAAAGAGTATTAAGTCAGGCAAACAGATGACCAAGGTAGAAAAGAGGAAAGTGAGACATGACAGATGGCTGGAAA AGATTGACACAATAAAGACCGCCCAGCGAAGAGAGAAGGACGCGAAGCGCCGGGCTGGCGCACCTGTGGTCGGGGACTTACACCCTTTGCAAGACGCTCTTCCAGAACTGTCAGAGATCCTGAGGATAGGGCCAGACTACACCCAGCAGAGAGTGCAGTCAAA agaTAACCAACCTCAGAAGAAACCAAGGGCTACGCTGAAAGtgaaagacaaacaaaagcTCAT GATGGAAGAGACAGCCCGGTTCCAAGAAGTCCTTAAACACTCCGCATTCAAAGCAAATCCTTTCGCAACCATCAATGAACATCTCAGGAATAAGTTAAAACAGGAGCAGGAGGCAGATGAAACATGA
- the LOC140245123 gene encoding ribosome biogenesis protein SLX9 homolog isoform X2, which translates to MGSLQPAVLFATKGLFNDSHDEPYTLRGNFGQHDDDEDRMTFVSKKSIKSGKQMTKVEKRKVRHDRWLEKIDTIKTAQRREKDAKRRAGAPVVGDLHPLQDALPELSEILRIGPDYTQQRVQSKDNQPQKKPRATLKVKDKQKLMMEETARFQEVLKHSAFKANPFATINEHLRNKLKQEQEADET; encoded by the exons ATG GGGTCACTTCAACCGGCTGTGTTGTTTGCTACCAAGGGACTTTTCAATGACTCTCATGATGAGCCATACACCCTCCGAGGGAACTTTGGTCAGCATGATGACGATGAGGATCGTATGACATTTGTCTCCAAAAAGAGTATTAAGTCAGGCAAACAGATGACCAAGGTAGAAAAGAGGAAAGTGAGACATGACAGATGGCTGGAAA AGATTGACACAATAAAGACCGCCCAGCGAAGAGAGAAGGACGCGAAGCGCCGGGCTGGCGCACCTGTGGTCGGGGACTTACACCCTTTGCAAGACGCTCTTCCAGAACTGTCAGAGATCCTGAGGATAGGGCCAGACTACACCCAGCAGAGAGTGCAGTCAAA agaTAACCAACCTCAGAAGAAACCAAGGGCTACGCTGAAAGtgaaagacaaacaaaagcTCAT GATGGAAGAGACAGCCCGGTTCCAAGAAGTCCTTAAACACTCCGCATTCAAAGCAAATCCTTTCGCAACCATCAATGAACATCTCAGGAATAAGTTAAAACAGGAGCAGGAGGCAGATGAAACATGA